One Campylobacter sputorum subsp. sputorum DNA segment encodes these proteins:
- a CDS encoding SurA N-terminal domain-containing protein — protein MKKLFIFLLLTNLLNAEMINGIAAIVENEPITLNEVSVAARELKSDQSVALEVLIKEKLKDAQIKSLNITTTNYEVEQRISQIAAQNGVSLDEFKSILASRGINYDKFKEQTSDAIKQEKLYGSVFYSMRQNVSEESAQKYYNNNQELFTIFDSIDVIRYSSKDKNLLNEAKQSLAKTQEGIKSEKMSINTVDLTQKQLYLFQNTPSNEFTPILQSGNEYEMYFITSKNGARVIAFDRVKKQILNQMAEIEQKNAINEYFDKLRSKANIQLLR, from the coding sequence ATGAAAAAATTATTTATATTTCTCTTGCTTACTAATCTTTTAAACGCAGAGATGATTAATGGTATAGCTGCAATCGTAGAAAATGAACCAATTACTTTAAATGAAGTTAGTGTTGCTGCTAGAGAGCTAAAAAGCGACCAAAGCGTAGCATTAGAAGTTCTTATAAAAGAAAAGTTAAAAGATGCACAAATAAAGTCTTTAAACATAACTACGACAAATTATGAAGTAGAGCAGAGAATTTCTCAAATCGCAGCTCAAAATGGAGTTAGTCTAGATGAGTTTAAGTCTATTTTAGCCTCAAGAGGAATAAATTATGATAAATTTAAAGAACAAACAAGCGATGCTATAAAACAAGAAAAATTATATGGCTCTGTATTTTACTCTATGAGACAAAATGTTAGTGAAGAAAGTGCCCAAAAATATTATAATAATAATCAAGAGTTATTTACTATATTTGATAGTATAGATGTTATAAGATATAGTTCAAAAGATAAAAATTTACTTAATGAAGCCAAACAATCTCTTGCAAAAACACAAGAAGGCATTAAGAGTGAAAAAATGAGCATAAACACTGTTGATTTGACGCAAAAACAGTTATATTTGTTTCAAAACACGCCATCAAATGAATTTACTCCTATTTTGCAATCTGGTAATGAGTATGAAATGTATTTTATAACATCAAAAAATGGAGCAAGGGTTATAGCATTTGATAGAGTTAAAAAGCAAATTTTGAACCAAATGGCTGAAATTGAGCAAAAAAACGCTATAAATGAGTATTTTGACAAACTAAGATCAAAAGCAAATATTCAACTTTTAAGATAA
- a CDS encoding tautomerase family protein, which yields MPIINVKLASPLPDKETKDKVAKEIMDVMVRNLGKNPERIVVLFEDLPKDSFYFGAKDLESKD from the coding sequence ATGCCAATAATAAATGTAAAACTAGCAAGTCCGCTTCCAGATAAAGAGACAAAAGACAAAGTGGCTAAAGAGATTATGGATGTGATGGTTAGAAATTTAGGAAAAAATCCAGAAAGAATTGTAGTTCTTTTTGAGGATTTGCCAAAAGATAGTTTTTATTTTGGTGCTAAAGATTTAGAGTCAAAGGATTAA
- a CDS encoding ATP-binding cassette domain-containing protein: protein MDCFLRKYYILNLILISILSIIYSAFGIFVLFFINKYILNLEKANSVILLIFIILLFSFFIFSHIFKFVVANIGNKFIYELRTRFVLRVLNSTFMTIMDTTKAKILACVSKDINNISNGLMRISDLLQSGLLIFFCIFYFFYLSNIIAIFIVIWFLIMGFVVNIFIRKTYKNYKKSRQKDDVLYKDYETMIDAFKELSINKARFDNFFENFCNNALSQKNSNIKAEISQNISSNFLNVMMLGGVGFIMYFSLALNISDFKTATTICFAMLFLRTPFMIFISSIPSILLAKISFKKIKDMKLINFNDINFNANYNKLKYNNIKLKNINFSYMDKKILKNINLEIKKGETVFIIGKNGSGKSTLFLILCGILKPNSGDIWLDDMLLNNENLNRFQNTISAVFSDFYLFKNILNDSGIEFWSDILKIKDKVNIPQKTITTNNLSTGQKKRAALLENLVANKDFLMLDEFAADQDPEFREYFYTSILPLLKSKGISVFAISHDDKYFKMADKIYKMENGNLTRINI from the coding sequence TTGGATTGCTTTTTGAGAAAATACTACATTTTGAATTTGATTTTAATATCAATTTTATCAATAATCTATAGTGCTTTTGGGATATTTGTATTGTTTTTTATAAACAAATATATATTAAATTTAGAAAAAGCAAATAGCGTTATTTTGCTTATATTTATAATTCTTTTATTTTCTTTTTTTATTTTTTCACATATATTTAAATTTGTCGTTGCAAATATTGGAAATAAATTTATTTATGAGCTTAGAACAAGGTTTGTTTTAAGGGTATTAAACAGCACTTTTATGACCATTATGGATACAACAAAAGCAAAAATTTTAGCTTGTGTCAGCAAAGATATAAACAATATATCAAATGGGCTTATGCGAATTTCAGATTTACTTCAAAGCGGATTACTGATATTTTTTTGTATATTTTATTTTTTTTATCTTTCAAATATCATTGCTATTTTTATAGTAATCTGGTTTCTTATTATGGGTTTTGTAGTAAATATTTTTATAAGAAAAACATACAAAAACTATAAAAAATCTAGACAAAAAGATGATGTTTTGTATAAAGATTATGAAACAATGATTGATGCTTTCAAAGAGCTAAGTATAAATAAAGCAAGATTTGATAACTTTTTTGAGAATTTTTGCAATAATGCATTATCTCAAAAAAATTCAAATATTAAAGCAGAAATTTCACAAAACATATCAAGTAACTTTTTAAACGTAATGATGCTTGGAGGAGTGGGGTTTATTATGTATTTTTCGTTGGCTCTTAACATAAGCGACTTTAAAACAGCCACAACTATATGTTTTGCTATGTTATTTTTAAGAACCCCTTTTATGATTTTTATATCTTCTATTCCTTCGATACTTCTTGCAAAAATATCGTTTAAAAAAATAAAAGATATGAAGTTAATAAATTTTAATGATATAAATTTTAATGCAAATTATAATAAATTAAAATATAACAATATAAAATTAAAAAATATAAATTTTTCATATATGGATAAAAAAATTTTAAAAAATATAAACCTAGAAATAAAGAAAGGCGAAACAGTATTTATAATAGGTAAAAATGGTTCAGGAAAATCAACACTTTTTCTTATATTGTGCGGCATTCTAAAGCCAAATAGTGGAGATATTTGGCTTGATGATATGCTTTTAAATAATGAAAATTTAAATAGATTCCAAAATACAATAAGTGCTGTTTTTAGCGATTTTTATCTATTTAAAAATATATTAAATGATAGTGGAATTGAATTTTGGAGCGATATTTTAAAAATAAAAGACAAAGTTAATATCCCACAAAAAACCATAACAACTAATAATTTGTCAACAGGGCAGAAGAAAAGAGCGGCTTTACTGGAAAATTTAGTCGCAAATAAGGACTTTTTGATGTTAGACGAATTTGCGGCAGACCAAGATCCTGAATTTAGAGAGTATTTTTATACATCGATATTGCCACTTTTAAAAAGCAAAGGCATTAGCGTATTTGCCATAAGTCATGACGATAAATACTTTAAAATGGCTGATAAAATATATAAAATGGAAAATGGAAATTTAACCAGAATAAATATATAA
- a CDS encoding TonB-dependent receptor: protein MYKIGILSLATVGVLFANSTKLETSVISTTGFEDTLENEVRNLNIITRDDIEKRSYKNLKEILRNTPGLYVGKKVFGDTIDMRGQGNKANTNVQIMINGVSMNTTDSSHTSMPFDAINIDDIERIEIVPGGGSVLYGSGTQGGIINIITKSNRKEFYANIASRYQSAGSINGRFNVGGMVGENLFLKAGFFKDDNKGYRYGEKNDGTHGSFGAQYQINDYQNIGLNFSHYSGERKTAGGVSKKELDENRRSTDGDYKTTDIKLTNLNLDYNIKFNENWQFNTTPFYQKTKFSSKNSSSIFEDKKTGLRNKIKYDYDFGNLIFGYDYIYNKGKNNGSFDFLMPSKPPKPTMRFVNISNGSTKKTTNSFYLQNKFDFTDTFSLTAGYRYDHAKYEIGKNTFTKIGPASMFNKIKGKQNVFDLEKSENNYAFEIIPNFKYSDTGNIYFKFERGFTSPSANKMQNKDKILGYYPSNINSETFNTYELGMKDLIFGQFFQAAIFYTKSKDEIATTGQPPHYWEQHNIGETQKWGIELGLGQTFMDDRLSFSESFSYIDTEVKKSGSSDFIVGEVVPNVPKYKLTISADYDITQNFGIFADSSFYGDQKNEDYKKISSYNVTGVGARYKYKNLSVTAGVDNIFDKEYYTSVSGKDDKASYVVGDGRTAYIEFKYDF from the coding sequence ATGTATAAAATCGGTATTTTAAGTTTGGCTACTGTAGGAGTTTTGTTTGCAAATAGTACAAAACTTGAAACAAGCGTTATATCTACAACAGGTTTTGAAGATACTTTAGAAAATGAGGTTAGAAATTTAAATATCATTACAAGAGATGATATTGAAAAAAGAAGTTATAAAAACTTAAAAGAAATTTTAAGAAATACGCCCGGTTTGTATGTCGGTAAAAAAGTATTTGGTGATACTATTGATATGCGTGGACAAGGAAATAAGGCAAATACCAATGTTCAAATTATGATAAATGGCGTTTCTATGAATACAACAGATAGTTCTCATACATCTATGCCATTTGATGCTATAAATATAGACGATATTGAGCGTATTGAGATTGTTCCTGGTGGCGGATCTGTGCTTTATGGTAGCGGAACACAAGGTGGAATTATAAATATAATTACAAAAAGCAATCGCAAAGAGTTTTATGCAAACATTGCATCAAGATACCAAAGTGCTGGGTCTATAAATGGTCGTTTTAATGTCGGCGGAATGGTTGGGGAGAATTTATTTTTAAAAGCTGGATTTTTTAAAGATGACAACAAAGGATATAGATACGGGGAGAAAAATGATGGAACCCACGGAAGCTTTGGGGCACAATATCAGATAAATGATTATCAAAATATAGGTTTAAATTTCTCTCATTATAGCGGAGAGAGAAAAACAGCTGGCGGAGTAAGCAAAAAAGAGCTTGATGAAAATAGAAGATCTACAGATGGGGATTATAAAACTACTGATATTAAACTTACAAATTTAAACTTGGATTATAATATTAAATTTAATGAAAATTGGCAGTTTAATACAACACCTTTTTACCAAAAAACTAAATTTTCATCAAAAAATAGCTCTTCTATTTTTGAAGATAAAAAAACTGGTTTAAGAAATAAAATAAAATATGATTATGATTTTGGAAATTTAATATTTGGATATGATTATATTTATAATAAAGGTAAAAATAACGGATCATTTGATTTTTTGATGCCAAGCAAACCACCAAAACCTACAATGCGTTTTGTAAATATTAGCAATGGCTCTACTAAAAAAACTACAAATTCATTTTATCTACAAAATAAATTTGACTTTACAGATACTTTTTCTTTAACCGCCGGTTATAGATATGATCATGCAAAATATGAAATAGGAAAAAACACATTTACAAAAATTGGACCAGCCAGTATGTTTAATAAAATAAAAGGCAAACAAAATGTTTTTGATTTAGAAAAAAGTGAAAATAATTATGCGTTTGAAATAATTCCAAATTTTAAATACTCAGATACTGGAAATATCTATTTTAAATTTGAAAGAGGCTTTACAAGTCCATCAGCAAACAAAATGCAAAATAAAGACAAAATTTTGGGATATTATCCAAGCAATATAAACTCAGAGACATTTAACACTTATGAACTCGGTATGAAAGATTTAATTTTTGGACAATTTTTCCAAGCAGCCATTTTTTATACTAAAAGCAAAGATGAGATTGCAACTACTGGGCAACCACCGCATTACTGGGAACAACACAATATCGGAGAGACACAAAAATGGGGTATTGAATTAGGTTTAGGGCAAACCTTTATGGATGATAGATTGAGTTTTTCTGAGAGTTTTTCATATATAGATACAGAGGTTAAAAAATCAGGAAGTAGTGATTTTATAGTAGGAGAAGTTGTTCCTAATGTACCAAAATACAAACTAACCATAAGTGCAGATTATGATATAACACAAAATTTTGGAATTTTTGCAGATAGCAGTTTTTATGGAGATCAAAAAAATGAAGATTATAAAAAAATATCTTCTTATAATGTAACTGGCGTAGGCGCAAGATATAAATACAAAAATTTAAGCGTAACTGCCGGCGTTGATAATATTTTTGATAAAGAGTATTATACATCGGTTTCAGGTAAAGATGATAAAGCAAGTTATGTAGTTGGCGATGGCAGAACTGCTTACATAGAGTTTAAATATGACTTCTAA
- the bcp gene encoding thioredoxin-dependent thiol peroxidase, whose translation MTLKEGDKAPKFELENADGVKVSLGDFVGKNVVLYFYPKDNTPGCTTEACEFSQNYDEFMKKNTVIIGISPDSVKSHANFIQKHNLSHILLSDPNKEVAKLYGVWQVKKNYGKEYLGIVRSTFVIDKNGNIIKVYKNVKAKDHAIKVLNELV comes from the coding sequence ATAACGCTAAAAGAGGGAGACAAAGCTCCAAAATTTGAGTTAGAAAATGCTGATGGTGTAAAAGTTTCTTTAGGAGATTTTGTGGGTAAAAATGTAGTTTTGTATTTTTATCCAAAAGATAACACTCCAGGATGCACAACTGAGGCGTGTGAGTTTAGCCAAAATTATGATGAGTTTATGAAAAAAAATACAGTCATTATCGGCATTAGTCCAGATAGCGTAAAATCACATGCAAATTTTATACAAAAACACAATTTAAGCCATATTTTACTTAGCGACCCAAATAAAGAAGTTGCAAAACTTTATGGGGTTTGGCAAGTTAAGAAAAACTATGGTAAAGAGTATCTTGGCATAGTAAGATCAACTTTTGTTATAGATAAAAATGGAAACATAATAAAAGTATATAAAAATGTAAAAGCTAAAGATCATGCAATAAAAGTGTTAAACGAGCTTGTGTGA
- the gltX gene encoding glutamate--tRNA ligase: MIVTRFAPSPTGYLHVGGLRTALYNYLFARANGGKFVLRIEDTDLKRNSVEAAHAIEEAFKWCKLDYDGEIIYQSSRFDLYKEYVQKLLDEGKAYKCYMSKVELDELRASQEARKERPRYDGRYRDFTGTPPAGIEPVIRIKAPTSGTIEFRDGIKGDVKFNCEDMLDDFIIARSDGTPTYNFTVVIDDALMGITHVIRGDDHLSNTPKQIVLYQALGFAIPEFFHVAMINGSDGKKLSKRHGATDVMEYKELGYLPDALLNFLVRLGWSHGDDEIFSLEVMKKYFSPYYINKSASTYNLSKLDWLNAHYIKTLSFDRLNSEMKQFGLNFKDIQKGELLLESLRSRAKTLIELKNSALSIINRPTSYDEKALNKFINEKSVNLLEKFENILNDNLKTAAEFEEITNEFLKQNNSTLKDLAQPLRIAITGTSVSPSIFEVLEILGSMEAKERIKMLIKFL, translated from the coding sequence ATGATAGTTACTCGTTTTGCACCATCGCCTACTGGATATTTGCATGTAGGAGGACTTAGAACAGCACTTTATAACTATCTTTTCGCAAGAGCAAATGGCGGTAAATTTGTTTTGCGTATAGAAGACACGGACTTAAAAAGAAACTCAGTTGAAGCAGCTCATGCCATAGAAGAAGCTTTTAAATGGTGTAAGCTTGACTATGACGGAGAGATTATATATCAAAGTAGCAGATTTGATTTATACAAAGAATATGTTCAAAAACTTCTTGATGAAGGAAAAGCTTATAAATGCTATATGAGTAAGGTTGAGCTAGATGAGTTAAGAGCGTCCCAAGAAGCTAGAAAAGAACGCCCAAGATATGATGGAAGATATAGAGATTTTACAGGCACACCGCCAGCCGGGATAGAGCCGGTTATACGCATAAAAGCACCCACTAGCGGAACAATAGAATTTAGAGATGGTATAAAAGGTGATGTTAAATTTAACTGCGAAGATATGCTTGATGATTTTATCATTGCAAGAAGCGATGGAACACCTACTTACAATTTTACAGTAGTTATAGATGACGCACTCATGGGTATAACTCATGTTATAAGAGGCGATGATCATCTTTCAAATACACCAAAACAGATTGTATTGTATCAAGCTCTTGGTTTTGCAATACCTGAGTTTTTTCATGTTGCTATGATAAATGGAAGTGATGGCAAAAAACTCTCAAAAAGACACGGGGCAACCGATGTTATGGAGTATAAAGAGCTTGGTTATTTGCCTGATGCGCTTTTAAATTTCTTAGTTAGACTTGGTTGGAGCCATGGCGATGATGAGATTTTTAGCTTAGAAGTTATGAAAAAATACTTCAGTCCATACTATATCAACAAGTCAGCAAGCACTTATAATCTTAGCAAACTTGACTGGCTAAATGCTCATTACATAAAAACATTAAGTTTTGATAGATTAAACAGCGAAATGAAGCAATTTGGATTAAATTTCAAAGACATACAAAAAGGCGAACTGCTTTTAGAAAGTTTAAGATCAAGAGCAAAAACACTAATAGAGCTTAAAAACAGTGCGCTTTCTATCATCAACCGCCCAACAAGCTACGATGAAAAAGCCTTAAATAAATTTATAAATGAAAAATCTGTAAATTTGCTAGAAAAATTTGAAAATATACTAAACGACAATCTTAAAACCGCAGCAGAATTTGAAGAGATAACAAACGAGTTTTTAAAGCAAAACAACTCTACCTTAAAAGATTTAGCACAACCGCTTAGGATAGCAATAACTGGAACCAGTGTTAGCCCTTCTATATTTGAAGTGTTGGAAATATTAGGGTCAATGGAAGCAAAAGAAAGAATAAAAATGTTAATAAAATTTTTATAA
- a CDS encoding MotA/TolQ/ExbB proton channel family protein, with protein sequence MLELMKAGGIFMWPIFCLAIFALAIVLEKIYFYTFINSDLSYKFKYKLSNLISTKSIDEITQYCQNFKNPVAKTTISILQNYPNSLNELEYNIEVSQKTWSEKFEKGGWILGLCVGAAPQLGLLGTVVGMIKSFGALSMQNNATQVANGISEALYTTAFGLLVAIPALMIHIAINKKNDKILDDMERISMLIYKRFKNEICK encoded by the coding sequence ATGTTGGAGTTAATGAAGGCTGGCGGCATTTTTATGTGGCCGATATTTTGCTTAGCAATATTTGCTTTGGCAATTGTGCTTGAAAAAATTTATTTTTACACATTTATTAATTCGGATTTATCATATAAATTTAAATATAAATTATCAAATTTAATATCAACTAAAAGCATAGATGAGATTACTCAATATTGTCAAAATTTCAAAAATCCAGTAGCAAAAACAACTATATCTATACTTCAAAATTATCCAAATTCATTAAACGAACTTGAATACAACATAGAAGTTAGCCAAAAAACTTGGAGTGAAAAATTTGAAAAAGGCGGATGGATTTTAGGTCTTTGCGTAGGTGCAGCACCACAACTTGGACTTCTTGGAACTGTAGTTGGGATGATAAAGTCTTTTGGTGCATTGAGTATGCAAAATAACGCCACACAAGTAGCAAATGGGATAAGTGAAGCACTTTATACCACAGCATTTGGACTTTTAGTAGCAATTCCAGCACTTATGATTCACATAGCTATTAATAAAAAGAATGACAAAATTTTAGATGATATGGAAAGAATTTCTATGCTTATTTATAAAAGATTTAAAAATGAAATATGTAAGTAA
- the hutX gene encoding heme utilization cystosolic carrier protein HutX produces the protein MKDTNEKILEMLKDEKNSVLSIASTLNIPEYEVLKLKDKSEFKEVNAVHLDEILNEMSSWGELLFCKNSPEFIIEFKCCIGSIKKAKGYINFCGKSGFLGGHLNQNSVKKIGFVTTKFMGLLGNSVHFYNDKNETIFKFYLSRNEKQELLEDQVKKFDNLKAKF, from the coding sequence ATGAAAGATACAAACGAAAAAATCTTAGAAATGTTAAAAGATGAGAAAAATAGCGTTCTTTCGATCGCCTCAACTCTCAACATACCAGAATATGAGGTTTTAAAGTTAAAAGATAAAAGCGAGTTTAAAGAAGTTAATGCTGTTCATTTAGATGAAATTTTAAATGAAATGTCTTCGTGGGGAGAGCTTTTGTTTTGTAAAAATAGCCCTGAGTTTATCATAGAGTTTAAATGTTGCATTGGTTCAATTAAAAAAGCTAAAGGATACATAAATTTTTGCGGAAAAAGCGGGTTTTTAGGCGGACATTTAAATCAAAATAGTGTGAAAAAAATAGGCTTTGTAACTACTAAATTTATGGGACTTTTAGGAAATAGTGTGCATTTTTACAATGATAAAAATGAGACTATTTTTAAATTTTATTTAAGCAGAAATGAAAAACAAGAACTTTTAGAAGATCAAGTTAAAAAATTTGATAATTTAAAAGCTAAATTTTAA
- a CDS encoding ExbD/TolR family protein, giving the protein MKYVSKFKNRRRREYYGISMINLIDVIFMLLIFFMITTTFAKTENFPINLPKSSEDFSDNRPQSITIFYFLNGNISINFDNKNTTFLNLDDFKNNIKSLNLANFNEIHLSADNDLDYGNIINLISILKENDVSKINLDIEKIR; this is encoded by the coding sequence ATGAAATATGTAAGTAAATTTAAAAATAGACGCAGAAGAGAGTATTATGGTATATCCATGATAAATTTAATAGATGTAATTTTTATGCTGCTTATATTTTTTATGATAACTACAACTTTTGCTAAAACTGAAAATTTTCCTATAAATTTACCAAAAAGCAGTGAAGATTTTAGTGATAATAGGCCACAAAGCATAACGATATTTTATTTTTTAAATGGAAATATTTCCATAAATTTTGATAATAAAAATACTACTTTTTTAAATTTAGATGACTTTAAAAATAATATCAAAAGCTTAAATTTAGCAAATTTTAATGAAATTCATTTAAGTGCTGATAATGACTTGGATTATGGAAACATTATAAACTTAATATCAATATTAAAAGAAAATGATGTTTCAAAAATTAACTTAGATATAGAAAAAATTCGTTAA
- a CDS encoding FecCD family ABC transporter permease: MTSKLFVLSLFTIIVATILVCIGSADVGLKDIFALFNGDLCQTKKVILLEIRIPRVIMAFLIGMLLASSGVVTQSVFLNPLADPYIIGIASAATFGAVVAYFLKLPDIYYAIFAFICSAVLSFVIFNLYKKAKSLATLLIIGIAFSSFLGAFTSFATYLIGEESFKIVAWMMGYLGSASWSKIYMIIVPLIITFIYFYSKRYELNVMLSGDEEAKSLGVNVEKVKKRLLIISALAVSFSVAFAGMIGFVGLIIPHTLRMLLRSSNNAVLIPMSGVVGGLFLLICDGVGKSILAPTEIPIGVVTAFFGAPFFLYLALKGRRL; the protein is encoded by the coding sequence ATGACTTCTAAACTTTTTGTATTAAGTTTATTTACTATTATTGTAGCTACTATTTTAGTTTGTATAGGAAGTGCGGATGTTGGCTTAAAAGACATTTTCGCACTTTTTAATGGAGATTTATGTCAAACAAAAAAGGTAATTTTACTAGAAATTAGAATCCCAAGAGTTATAATGGCATTTTTAATCGGTATGCTTTTAGCAAGTAGCGGCGTAGTAACTCAAAGCGTGTTTTTAAACCCTCTTGCAGATCCTTATATCATAGGAATCGCTTCAGCTGCAACCTTTGGTGCTGTTGTAGCGTATTTTTTAAAACTACCTGATATTTACTATGCTATATTTGCTTTTATCTGTTCGGCTGTATTATCTTTTGTAATTTTTAATCTTTATAAAAAAGCTAAAAGCTTAGCCACACTTCTGATAATTGGCATTGCATTTTCATCATTTCTAGGAGCCTTTACTTCGTTTGCTACATATCTCATAGGCGAAGAAAGTTTTAAGATAGTTGCTTGGATGATGGGGTATTTAGGCTCTGCTTCGTGGAGTAAAATTTATATGATAATTGTTCCTTTGATTATAACTTTTATATATTTTTATAGCAAAAGATATGAGTTAAATGTAATGCTAAGTGGTGATGAAGAGGCAAAAAGCTTGGGAGTAAATGTTGAAAAAGTCAAAAAAAGACTTCTAATAATCTCAGCACTAGCAGTTAGTTTTAGTGTCGCTTTTGCTGGCATGATAGGCTTTGTTGGGCTTATCATTCCTCATACTTTAAGAATGCTTTTAAGATCATCAAACAATGCTGTTTTAATACCAATGAGCGGTGTTGTTGGCGGTCTATTTTTACTAATTTGTGATGGCGTTGGTAAAAGCATTTTAGCACCAACTGAGATACCAATAGGAGTTGTAACTGCATTTTTTGGGGCACCTTTTTTTCTTTATTTGGCTTTAAAAGGTAGGCGTTTATGA
- a CDS encoding COG3014 family protein: MNKYFFIFIYMFFLVGCSETFVGYSDVLNQYNTIYNTKSCDDTFIDEKSNSNLDLLMWYELNGSMKRNCLDYNASNYYFDKAEELYKSDVDLENSALKLAKTIGTTFLNDNMDSYRGNIYESIMVNVYKGLNFMSIDKFGDARVEFNRALDRQRRAKDEFSKEIEEEIAKLEKEDSNATKIATNKETQNVVYDAYNKSIFADFVTYPDFINPFATYMAGLFFIADKDYKKANEMFKESLAMQPQNIFLKSEFKLSQELLVGKNHKKYIWLIYENGKSATKDEFRLDIPLFIVTDKVPYVGIALPTIKDGINSYEYLTIDGETSSEISNMDRVIKTEFKTKLPFIVTKSLIRTTIKTLAAYASMDQNTYAGIGVGIFNLITNKADVRSWVSLPKNFQAARVINLGKSVDIKNSQGGIIESLSIPDDKNAIIYVNSPIQGSFSIHKIIF; encoded by the coding sequence ATGAATAAATATTTTTTTATCTTTATATACATGTTTTTTTTGGTTGGTTGTAGTGAAACTTTTGTTGGCTATTCTGATGTTTTAAATCAATACAACACCATTTATAACACAAAATCTTGCGATGATACCTTTATAGATGAAAAATCAAATTCAAATTTAGATCTTTTAATGTGGTATGAGCTTAATGGAAGCATGAAACGAAATTGTCTTGATTATAATGCTAGTAATTATTATTTTGACAAAGCTGAAGAGCTTTACAAAAGTGATGTAGATTTAGAAAATAGTGCTTTAAAACTTGCAAAAACTATAGGAACTACTTTTTTAAATGATAATATGGATAGTTATAGAGGAAATATTTATGAAAGTATAATGGTAAATGTTTATAAGGGCTTAAATTTTATGTCTATTGATAAATTTGGCGATGCTAGAGTTGAGTTTAATAGAGCTCTTGATAGACAGCGTCGCGCAAAAGATGAGTTTAGCAAAGAGATAGAAGAAGAAATTGCTAAGTTAGAAAAAGAAGATTCAAATGCTACAAAAATAGCTACAAATAAAGAAACTCAAAATGTAGTATATGATGCATATAATAAAAGTATTTTTGCTGATTTTGTGACTTATCCTGATTTTATAAATCCATTTGCTACATACATGGCAGGGCTTTTTTTCATAGCTGATAAGGATTATAAAAAAGCTAATGAAATGTTTAAAGAAAGTCTCGCTATGCAACCACAAAATATTTTTTTAAAAAGTGAGTTTAAACTTTCACAAGAACTTCTTGTTGGTAAAAATCATAAAAAATACATATGGCTCATTTATGAAAATGGAAAAAGTGCTACAAAAGATGAGTTTAGGCTAGATATTCCTTTATTTATCGTTACAGATAAAGTTCCTTATGTTGGTATAGCTTTGCCTACTATAAAAGATGGCATAAATTCATATGAATATTTAACAATAGATGGCGAAACTTCTTCTGAAATTTCGAATATGGATAGAGTTATAAAAACGGAATTTAAAACAAAACTCCCATTTATAGTAACAAAATCTTTGATAAGAACAACCATAAAAACACTTGCTGCTTATGCGTCTATGGATCAAAATACTTATGCCGGGATTGGCGTTGGAATTTTTAATCTAATAACAAATAAAGCAGATGTAAGAAGCTGGGTTTCTTTGCCAAAAAATTTTCAAGCAGCTAGAGTTATAAATTTAGGAAAAAGTGTTGATATAAAAAATTCACAAGGAGGCATTATAGAAAGTCTAAGTATACCTGATGATAAAAATGCTATTATTTATGTAAATTCACCTATACAAGGTTCTTTTAGTATTCATAAAATAATTTTTTAA